Within Cucumis melo cultivar AY chromosome 4, USDA_Cmelo_AY_1.0, whole genome shotgun sequence, the genomic segment CTTCCCAgcttcctattttttttttttttttttttgattaaaatgaagttttaaaatatgtcaatattattattattattcattattcattattattatttaggtAAACAACAAAACAACACAAGCAAAAACAAATTAAGAATTGAGGAAGAGGAAGACTCAGTCTTCTCTTCAAAAAAATTGCAAACCattttattgatatatttttttttcatttcatgtCTTCATCTCAATAGAATGTATTATAGAGAATGACTCGTATTGTTCTTGGTTGCATAACCATTTAACCATTGGAGAatcttttgttttcctttttctccttgCTTGTTCTTCAAAATTCCTATTCTACCTTCCAAGAAGAAATACAACTCTTACAGTAACGATGAATTTAGATGTATTTTCAGTCTAACTGATACAATTCATGCTAACTCAAACCGACTTTTTTACGCAATGGAGCATGATCTTCAGATATATGTATTTGTTTGTtgaatttaataagtataattGTTAACGAGTAGGATTTATATTTACATGGATAAAACAGAGACTAGTTGAGAAATCAAACGAAATAAACTTATgactacaaataaaattaagatatatCTTCGtatgtattattttatttttaagaaatgattgtaaataaaaaaacgaTTGATAGACACTACAATAGAAGTCAAACATTAATAAAAATTCGTCGATCTTTATTAGGACCGGtctaataaaatataaaattttactatattttataattattttagttcatttttttatatttaaaaacgtCCATTTAAGTATCACATGACTAGTGATTCTTATTCATATTTTCTATTGATTTTAAGTATTTGGTTATAATTATaacataaataatttaattcacatttttttcttttgtttttacaTATTAAACTATAGTCTAGAAAAGACAAAATATGTTTTTGCGTTATATAATAAATTTGCATTAGAGCTTTATCATTAGACAACTAAGTTATACTTCAAAAATTTGATATTTCCATGtgttaattattaatttttttttgtaaatgcATGATATATAAGTTATAAGAAaatgaccaaaaaaaaaaaggtagagCCCAAAAATATAAGCCAGAATTATTCAGTAATAAAAGGAGAAATTAATAAAGGCACAGAAAGGGAGCactcaattttttcaaaaaataaataaattgtacactttttttttttcttttttaatgttGAGTTTAGAGTGAGAACAAACATTGTCGATggaaacaaataaaacaaaaactttaagataaataataattagaaatAGACATGTaagattaattatattttttaaaaaattatctgCAAAGATTTTTTTATGTCTAACttattaatatttttcatattaaaattatcgaccatgaataatctttttaatatttttaccCTATCTTCGAAAGCcctatttataaatataagaTCTATATGCATAAATCTTGTTTCTTCATagataattagcaagattcctaaaatcaaggagaatctttttatcctttaattatcttatcttttatcttttaattatcttatcttttaaaagaataatctgataatatcttttagacaaaatcttcaacaaacttccccttttgtctaaaagaaatTTCTTTTCTGGTTCAAGACAATGCTTCCAgagaccattttttttaaacagaTAGGTATTAACATGTCAAAACAACAATCACATAATCATTATATCTAACACCACAAACTGCCAGCACTTAACCAAATTGAATCTTCATTTCAAACACAGAAGGCTTTCATTCAACAAAAAATCTGAAGTTTTAGGAACAACTACCTCTGTCTTAAGAAAgatcaaacaaaacaaaaacaagaagaaactTCTACTAAATACTAAACAACAGCAACCATAACACCCCACAGCCACAGCATGCATCATCTGCTGCTACTCCCCCTTTGAACCAGAAAAAAAATATCAGTCAGATCCATGATCCCTTCGACTAGTAAATGGTGCAAAAGTCTTCAAATGACGAATGAGAGAGTCAACTTCTAGCCGCCGTTTAGATAACATATTGATGGAATTAGACAGAGCTCGAGATTCAGCGGTAAGTGAATTAACAATTCTAGAAGCTAACTCGCGATCAATAAAGAAGCCATCAGCAAACTCATCCCAGTCACTTGTATCGAAGATGCATAGTCCTTGAGAAGGATGCACATCATGATCAATATCAAGCACATGACTGCCTTGAAAAAGTCTGTAGCTGAGGGATAATGTTTTAGGATCAGATCTAGGAACATCAGATGCAGTTATCACAGTAACATTCAAATGAAGGAGCAGACTAAAGAAGAACCGTGGGAGAGCAATTGGAATCTTGGCCCCAAACGAACCAACATGCCTTAAAAGCTGATTATATATAAAAGTGTCTGTATCCACTGTATCGTTATTACAAATTCGATACACGAAAGTCCCCAAGGCAGCAGATACATTGGAGGCATGGGATGATGGGAACCAATTGGCAATATCGATCTTATGCAGGATGGCATATTTGACACTAATAGCAACTGCAGGTGTACCATTGACAGGCCACGAAGATAGAGTCCCACCAGATAAAGCAGAAGCCAAAACTTTAGTTGAAGGAGATGACAGAGAACAGTTAAGAGCAACATCATTTCGCAGAAAACTGTTAATCACAGTAGGAgaaattacaaatttgaaacCCCTAACATGAACAGTCTAATAAATCGGGCTACTAGGATCATTAAATGCATCAGGAAAGTTGACAATAAAGTCCCTAATAAGCTAGAGATAAAACGGTCctatatttgaaataattttggATAAACCAGCCCTTTCAATAAGATTCATGATACTTATGCAGGACTGATGTTTATCGGAGACATTTACCTTATCTGCTAACCTTCGCTGGACAACAAACTTCCAACACTGAACACTCTCCTCGAGATGAAAGGATATTCCATCGATTGGAACAGGTGGAACATTAGGAGGAATCTTCTTTCTGCCAGTTTTGGTAGTTATATTATGTTGATTCTGCTGAGATTTCTTCTTAGCTGACTGTGATTCATCAGGAATTTCATGAGAAGCAAATGGAGCAGTTGGGTTATTATCAGCTGCAACAGAAAATTTTTCAGAATGATCGTCAGGGTTAGGAGGATCCAGCTCATCCTCATCATTATGAACATCAGTTCTAACCTCAAGTGCAACAGAAACATCACCAGGAACAGATGCATGGGCAATATTCGGTTCAGATGGAAGTGGTTCTGAAAGAGGAGAACGAACAGAAGGAGAGTGAATTAAGGGTCCAGGTTGAACATTTAAAGTGTGCTGAATACCAGGAGTAGGAACAAACACTCCTTCAGTTGACGAGCTTTCCTAAGAATAAATAGACATGGAAGGAGCAGTAGGCATTTCAACGACAACCTTAGAAACAATAGTCTTCTTCAATAATCGAGCCAAAGGTACGTCATCTAGGTCATCTGAATCCATATTAGTCAGACGAGACTTAGGAACATTCGGTGCATGTGCACCTAAAGATGCAGGATTAGGAGAATCAACAGTTTCTAGTAGAGACTCAAACAGTCTGCTTGAAACCTCCGCCTGAGATTTTTTGGAAGGGAGCCGATAAAGTCTCCGTGGTGAAGTACTTTTGAACCGACGTCCTCTCATCTTCACCTTTTGTACAGAAGGCGATGAAATTTGAGCTGCAGGTTCATCTTCGGACGACTTCACCATATACGAACCCTTTCGAGTATTCACCATAATGCACTTAACACCAAAACATAGAGTAGAAATCTtcgaaaaaaaatgaagaatgtCGAAGATGAAACAAACAAGATAATACCAGTTTAAATAACTAGTAATGATTAAGAATTTCATATCAAGAAAAACTCTTTAAGTGCCGAAAAGATAGCCATTAATTTCGAAGATAGCGCTGACACCACACCAGGATTTCTGAACGTGTAAACATGCATCATCTTTTTAGCTACTCACCGAGTTAAATGTGACATACTTCTAAGCCAGTGCGTAAATGCTCAAATGTGTTTGCATCGAGTGACTTAGTGAAAATATTTGCTAATTGCAAGTTTTATCGAATATGATCTAGTGTAATAACCTTATTTTCAACAAGTTCTATAATAAAATGATGTCTAATATGAATATGTTTGGTTCGACTACGTTGAATCCAGATTTTTTTATATATCAATGGTactcatattatcacaatataaaGTCATAATATCCTGTGTGAATTCATACTCATGCAACATATTTTTCATCAAAATCAACTGGGTACAAGCACTCCCTACATCTATATACTCAGCTTCAGCTGTAAACAAGGAAacacaattttgtttcttactaaaCCATGAGATAAGATTATTCCCAAGAAAGAAACAACCTCCAGAGGTGTTTTTCCTATCATCAGAAGAGCCTGCCTAATCGGCATTACAATATCTAACCAAGATAGAAGTCATTTCATAGGAATACAGAATTCCAAAATCACTTGTTTCATGAATATACTTGAGGATCCTTTTAACAGCTTCTAAACGTGACGTTCGAGAATCAGCTTGATAATGAGCACATATCCCAACAACATAAGCAATGTCAGGTCGAGTGGTAGTTAGATACAACAGACTACCGATTATGCTTCTGTAAAGTTTGTGATCAGCTCTTGCACCATCAGTATCTTTGGTAATTTTAACTTGTGTGTAGCTAGAGTCCTTTTGTGTCGAGACTATTCTAACTCaaattttttaactatgttcTTGGCATACTTTTCTTGAGATTGAATATGCCATCacttttttgtttgatttgaaACCCCAGAAAACACGATAGTTCTCCCACCATGCTCATCTCAAATTCTGACTTCATGATATCAATGAAGTTATTAACAAGATCTTGAGGAAAACCCCCAAATATGATATCATCACCAAACTCTAGGAGTTTGCTTAAACCCATATAAAGCTTTATTAAGCTTATACACATGCTGAGGATATTCAGAATCGATAAATCCCTTAGGTTGTGCAACATAGACTTCTTCGTTTAAATAACCGTTCAGGAAAGCActctttacatccatttgatataatttaaatatttgaatacAAGATATTCCGAGTAACAAGCGAATAGCTTCAAGCCTGACAACGGGTGCAAACGTTTCATCAAAGTCAACCCCCTCGGCTTGAGCATAACCCTGAGCAACTAAACGAGCTTTATTCTTTGTTACACACCCTGCTTCATCAGCTTATTTTTGAAGATTCGTTTTGTACCTATAATATTCGCTCCTTCTGGTTTGTGAACTAATGTCCAGACATTGTTATGCCTAAATTGAAGTAATTCTTCTTGCATTGCATTTATTCAATATTCATCTTCAAGAGCAACATCAAAAGTCGAGGGTTTAATGGCAGATGTATAACATAAACCAGCGATCATCTTCGAGTAATctactttctctttctttctggtGATAATTCGAACTGAAGGATCACCTATTATAGAGCTTGATGGATGATTATTTCTCACATGTGCAGATGGAACAAGTTCATAATTATCAGCTATAACTTCCTTAGATATCGTTTTTGAGTTTATACCAGCACCATCTACCTGAGCATCAGCTTTAGGTACTTCCTCAGGAAGCATAGAAGAATCCACAGGCATATTTAGAGTCTCATCATCCTCATCATAAGTTCGCTTGGCAGTTGATTCAAAATCATTTACCACAAAATTGATCGTTTACATAACTGTACTAGATCTATTATTAAAAACTCTATAAGCTTGGCTATTCTGAGAATATCCAAGAAAGTTCATTGTTTTGATTTCACATCCCACTTTCGATGATATTCTCTATCAGCTAGAATATAACAAGTACTTCCAAATACATGAAAATACTTTACATTAGGCTTTCTTCCCTCCAAAGTTCATATAAAGCGAAAGCCATTCCAGATCGAGTAGTAATTCTATTGTGAATGTGACACGTTGTGTTAACAGCTTCTGCCAAAAAATTTAAAGGTAAATTTTTGGCATGTATCATGACTCGAGCCATTTCTTGTAGAGTTCTATTTTTTCGTTCCACTACTTCATTTTGCTGAGGAGTTATAGGAGCAGAAAATTCATGATGTATATCTTCCGATTGACAGAAATTATTTAGATATTCATTATCAAACTCCTTACCATGATTGCTTTTGATCTTGattatctttttctctttttcacgTTGCAAATTCAAGAATAGGCTGATACAAACTTTAACAATATCTGATTTTCCTTTCAAGAAATGAACCCAAGTAAATATTGAATAATCATCCACAGCAACCAATACATACTTCTTTCCACCCAGATTTTCAGTTTGCATAGGACCCATACGATCCAGATGTAGTTCAAGTACTCTATTTGTGGAACATTACTTTAGACTTTTGTGAGAAGTTTTAGTTTGCTTTTCAATTAGACAGTCACCACAAAAGAATTTACTATTGATGTCTATAGTAGGAATACCCTCAACAGCTTCGTTTCTTATAGCTTTGTCTATGCTTCTTAAGCTAATGTGCCTCAACTTTCTATGCCACAACCAAGTTTGATCTTCTTTAGTTAAATGGCACACATTTGAGTTATTAGATATCCAGTGATAACAATTATCTGCCTGTCGTCTACCACTCATAAGAACATGATTATCTTTGTCAGTAACAACACAACCAGTTTTGCCTAAAATTTACATTGTAGCCTTGATCGCATAGCTGGCTTAAACTAATCAAATGTGCCTTTAATTCATCCACATATCTAACATCATTTAGACAGGGtggattttttttatcaatatttcCTTTAGCTATGATTCTTCCTTTTGCACCATCACCAAAAGTAATATGACCCGAGGCACATTCCTTTAACTCAGAGAATAACGAATTGTTACCAGTAAAATGTGTAGAACATCCACTATTAAAGTACCAAGCATCACTTGTGGTTTGAACAAGTAAACGCAATATTGCAATTTTCAGATGATTTAACTCTCCAAACAATGTGACTTCTTTTACTTCTGTTCCATTTTAAGAATGTAGAATTATGTTTTTGGCTTCCTTAAACTGTCTTCTGCTGATACCATGTATCTTTTCGTAATTTATAGCAAAAAGATCTGATATGTCCTTTTTGACCACAATAATAACAA encodes:
- the LOC127148955 gene encoding uncharacterized protein LOC127148955; the protein is MVNTRKGSYMVKSSEDEPAAQISSPSVQKVKMRGRRFKSTSPRRLYRLPSKKSQAEVSSRLFESLLETVDSPNPASLGAHAPNVPKSRLTNMDSDDLDDVPLARLLKKTIVSKESSSTEGVFVPTPGIQHTLNVQPGPLIHSPSVRSPLSEPLPSEPNIAHASVPGDVSVALEVRTDVHNDEDELDPPNPDDHSEKFSVAADNNPTAPFASHEIPDESQSAKKKSQQNQHNITTKTGRKKIPPNVPPVPIDGISFHLEESVQCWKFVVQRSFLRNDVALNCSLSSPSTKVLASALSGGTLSSWPVNGTPAVAISVKYAILHKIDIANWFPSSHASNVSAALGTFVYRICNNDTVDTDTFIYNQLLRHVGSFGAKIPIALPRFFFSLLLHLNVTVITASDVPRSDPKTLSLSYRLFQGSHVLDIDHDVHPSQGLCIFDTSDWDEFADGFFIDRELASRIVNSLTAESRALSNSINMLSKRRLEVDSLIRHLKTFAPFTSRRDHGSD